The Campylobacter concisus genome window below encodes:
- a CDS encoding transcriptional regulator codes for MAKMTKRDMAYHLDVDVATLYNWRKHKPNLYRIVMLGFKFDELIEQSKKTCNELCEYENLINQDIEKFSK; via the coding sequence GTGGCTAAGATGACAAAACGTGATATGGCTTATCATTTAGACGTTGATGTCGCAACGCTTTACAACTGGCGAAAACACAAGCCAAACCTTTATCGTATTGTGATGCTTGGATTTAAATTTGATGAGCTTATAGAGCAGAGCAAAAAGACTTGTAATGAGCTTTGCGAATATGAAAATTTAATCAATCAAGACATAGAAAAATTTAGTAAATAA
- the rho gene encoding transcription termination factor Rho, with amino-acid sequence MENNQTEQSAAQNTKTTKKHQASRTHIPVDGHKIEELRTLSLDELVQIANGVGVENPREFRRQDLIFEILKTQTKQGGFILFTGILEITNEGYGFLRAVDANLSDSSNDAYVSNSQIRKFALRVGDIITGQVREPKDQEKYYALLKIEAVNYMPLADAKERPLFDNLTPLFPTEKLNLEYDPMKLTGRVLDLFTPIGKGQRGLIVAPPRSGKTELMKELAHGIAKNHPEAQLMVLLVDERPEEVTDMQRCVKGEVFSSTFDLPALNHVRVAELVIEKAKRLVEMGKDVIILLDSITRLARAYNTVTPPSGKVLTGGVDANALHKPKRFFGAARNIEHGGSLTIIATALIDTGSRMDEVIFEEFKGTGNSEIVLDRNISDRRIYPAINVLKSGTRKEELLQKPDELQKIWAIRSAIATMDDVEALKFLYAKMLKTKDNKELLSILNE; translated from the coding sequence ATGGAAAATAACCAAACCGAGCAAAGTGCTGCTCAAAACACAAAAACTACAAAAAAACATCAAGCATCAAGAACACACATACCAGTAGACGGACATAAAATCGAAGAGCTAAGAACGCTTAGTTTAGATGAGCTAGTGCAGATCGCAAATGGCGTTGGTGTCGAAAATCCACGCGAATTTCGCAGGCAGGATTTGATATTTGAGATACTAAAAACCCAGACAAAACAAGGCGGATTTATACTTTTTACTGGAATTTTAGAGATAACAAACGAAGGCTACGGCTTTTTAAGGGCTGTTGATGCAAATTTAAGCGACAGCTCAAACGACGCTTATGTTTCAAACTCGCAGATCCGTAAATTTGCACTTCGTGTGGGCGACATCATCACCGGCCAAGTAAGAGAGCCAAAAGATCAGGAAAAATACTACGCCCTTTTAAAGATAGAGGCCGTAAACTACATGCCTCTAGCAGATGCAAAAGAGAGGCCATTATTTGACAACCTAACCCCGCTTTTCCCAACCGAAAAGCTAAATTTAGAGTATGATCCGATGAAGCTAACGGGCCGCGTACTTGACCTTTTCACGCCTATTGGTAAGGGTCAGCGTGGTCTCATCGTCGCACCTCCAAGAAGCGGTAAAACTGAGCTTATGAAAGAGTTAGCTCACGGCATCGCTAAAAATCACCCAGAAGCCCAGTTAATGGTGCTTCTAGTCGATGAGAGACCAGAAGAAGTTACCGATATGCAGCGCTGCGTAAAAGGTGAGGTTTTTAGCTCGACATTTGACCTGCCAGCGCTTAATCATGTCCGCGTAGCAGAGCTTGTCATAGAAAAGGCAAAACGTCTAGTTGAGATGGGCAAAGACGTCATTATATTGCTTGATAGCATAACCCGTCTAGCCCGCGCCTACAACACAGTAACCCCACCAAGCGGCAAGGTACTAACTGGTGGCGTGGATGCAAACGCACTTCACAAGCCAAAACGTTTCTTTGGCGCTGCTAGAAACATCGAACATGGCGGCTCACTAACCATCATCGCAACCGCGCTAATCGACACTGGTTCACGCATGGACGAAGTGATATTTGAAGAGTTTAAAGGTACTGGAAACAGCGAGATCGTGCTTGACCGCAATATCTCAGACCGCAGAATTTACCCAGCTATCAACGTGCTAAAATCAGGTACCAGAAAAGAAGAGCTACTTCAAAAACCTGACGAACTTCAAAAAATTTGGGCTATCCGCTCTGCGATCGCCACAATGGACGATGTCGAAGCACTTAAATTCTTATACGCAAAAATGTTAAAAACAAAAGACAATAAAGAACTTCTTTCTATCCTAAACGAGTAA
- a CDS encoding GNAT family N-acetyltransferase, protein MKFQIRKATIDDIDVICELVRELASYENLSDQVTFTNEIFADSIFNKNHAKALICESKGRAIGYAIYFYTFSTFLGLGGIYLEDIYVKKEFRNQGIGKAFFKFLAQICKDENLKRLEWCCLNWNEPSIKFYESMGATNQSLEWRNYRLDGENLEKLLNL, encoded by the coding sequence ATGAAATTTCAAATAAGAAAAGCGACTATTGACGATATAGACGTGATATGCGAGCTTGTAAGAGAGCTTGCAAGCTATGAGAATTTAAGTGATCAAGTCACTTTTACAAATGAAATTTTTGCAGACTCTATCTTTAATAAAAATCATGCAAAGGCCCTTATCTGCGAGAGTAAGGGCAGGGCTATTGGCTATGCTATCTATTTTTACACATTTTCTACATTTTTAGGGCTTGGCGGGATCTATCTTGAGGACATTTACGTCAAAAAAGAGTTTAGAAATCAAGGCATCGGTAAGGCATTTTTTAAATTTTTAGCTCAAATTTGCAAGGATGAAAATTTAAAAAGGCTTGAGTGGTGCTGCCTAAACTGGAATGAGCCAAGCATTAAATTTTATGAAAGCATGGGTGCTACAAATCAATCTCTTGAGTGGAGAAACTACCGCTTGGACGGCGAAAATTTAGAAAAACTTTTAAATTTATAG
- a CDS encoding outer membrane beta-barrel protein, translated as MKNVVLKVALGLSLASATALAQGAFIGIEGDYSFNSKLTAKSDNDTTKVKKAQPGIGLKAGYDFDSFRVYGTYIYDFQAKKSLGDEDGTVIKWSTHKFIVGADYTPELTKDIKLVLGGYTGYSKLKMDVFDTHDGSEKANTNGWILGARIGAEYSINENNAVEFGVKADRTKYSSIAKYDNAKIKETNVGLYLGYTYKF; from the coding sequence ATGAAAAATGTAGTTTTAAAAGTTGCTTTAGGCTTAAGTCTGGCTAGCGCCACTGCTTTAGCACAAGGAGCGTTTATTGGAATCGAAGGAGATTACTCTTTTAATTCAAAATTAACAGCAAAAAGCGATAATGACACAACAAAAGTCAAAAAAGCTCAACCAGGTATCGGACTAAAAGCTGGCTATGATTTTGATAGTTTTAGAGTTTATGGGACTTACATTTACGACTTTCAAGCAAAGAAATCACTTGGCGATGAAGATGGCACAGTAATAAAATGGAGTACACATAAATTTATAGTGGGCGCAGACTATACACCAGAGTTAACAAAGGACATAAAACTAGTTCTTGGTGGCTACACTGGCTACTCAAAGCTTAAAATGGATGTATTTGACACTCATGATGGCTCGGAAAAAGCTAATACAAATGGCTGGATACTAGGTGCAAGAATTGGTGCTGAATACTCTATTAATGAAAACAATGCAGTTGAGTTTGGTGTAAAAGCTGATAGAACTAAATATAGCTCCATAGCAAAATATGATAATGCAAAAATAAAAGAGACAAATGTAGGTCTTTATTTGGGATATACATATAAATTTTAA
- a CDS encoding tetratricopeptide repeat protein: protein MKKFIIFVFSVLLFWGCSLDQISQNFGLSEPPLDPEVEQIADAIYLYNEGNYQKACKRFYDYAKDGNVLAMQQTGVCFRDGKGFSKDILRALFWFETAGRYGNIDGLRSAGYIYEYGLGVNKNLEKAIYFYEKAVSLGSSEASYDLGLIYLGKNDYKKARIYLDEACFKGKEEACTKLKEMKF from the coding sequence ATGAAAAAATTTATCATTTTTGTGTTTAGTGTTTTGCTATTTTGGGGATGTTCGTTAGATCAAATTTCACAAAATTTTGGTCTTAGCGAGCCACCACTTGATCCTGAAGTAGAGCAGATAGCAGACGCCATCTATCTATATAACGAGGGCAACTACCAAAAAGCTTGCAAGAGATTTTACGACTACGCAAAAGATGGCAATGTCCTAGCCATGCAGCAAACTGGCGTTTGTTTTCGTGACGGCAAAGGCTTTAGCAAGGATATCTTAAGGGCACTTTTTTGGTTTGAGACAGCTGGCAGATACGGAAACATAGACGGACTAAGAAGCGCTGGATATATCTACGAGTACGGCCTTGGGGTCAATAAAAATTTAGAAAAAGCGATATATTTTTATGAAAAAGCTGTAAGTCTTGGCTCAAGCGAGGCCAGCTACGATCTAGGGCTTATCTATCTAGGCAAAAATGACTATAAGAAAGCGAGAATTTATCTTGATGAGGCTTGCTTTAAAGGCAAAGAAGAGGCTTGCACAAAGCTAAAAGAGATGAAATTTTAG
- the nusA gene encoding transcription termination factor NusA yields MERISDIIESIANEKNLEIEDVKERVIRALINTAKRVYGENYEYDVSIDANKNLKLYQKISIVANDDERLEEDNEHFLSLKEAKKIDSGVEIGDELTYELSLDNLGRTAAQTLHKELEYHIQRLVEEKILQKYNEMSGHMVFGPVVRVDNDENTFIEIDELRAILPRKNRIKGEKFKVGDVVKAVIRKVFTDKNLGIKVELSRTSPKFLEALLTSEVPEIKDGGIIIQGSARIPGERAKVALISTTPNIDPVGATVGTKGVRINAVSKELHGESIDAIEYTTEPAILVARAMAPAIITSVKIEENKAIVTLASEQKSKAIGKNGINIRLASMLTGYEIELNELGSKTSSNAKNNEPIKDLKALFGDN; encoded by the coding sequence ATGGAAAGAATTTCAGATATCATCGAGTCAATTGCAAATGAGAAAAATTTAGAGATAGAAGATGTAAAAGAGCGTGTTATAAGAGCCTTGATAAATACTGCAAAAAGAGTTTATGGCGAAAATTATGAGTATGACGTGAGCATCGATGCAAATAAAAATTTAAAGCTTTATCAAAAAATTTCAATCGTAGCAAACGACGATGAGAGGCTTGAAGAGGACAATGAGCACTTTTTAAGCTTAAAAGAGGCTAAAAAGATAGATAGTGGCGTAGAGATCGGTGATGAGCTTACTTACGAGCTAAGTCTTGATAACCTTGGTAGAACCGCAGCCCAAACACTTCACAAGGAGCTTGAGTATCACATCCAGCGCCTAGTTGAAGAGAAAATTTTACAAAAATATAATGAAATGAGCGGTCACATGGTCTTTGGACCAGTTGTTAGAGTCGATAATGACGAAAACACTTTTATTGAGATAGATGAGCTTCGTGCTATATTGCCACGTAAAAACCGCATAAAAGGCGAGAAATTTAAAGTTGGCGACGTTGTAAAGGCGGTCATTAGAAAAGTTTTTACAGATAAAAATTTAGGCATAAAGGTCGAGCTTTCAAGGACTTCGCCAAAATTTCTTGAAGCACTGCTAACTTCAGAAGTGCCTGAGATAAAAGATGGTGGCATCATCATTCAAGGAAGTGCGAGAATTCCTGGCGAAAGGGCTAAAGTAGCACTCATCTCAACCACTCCAAACATCGATCCAGTTGGTGCAACGGTCGGCACAAAGGGCGTTAGGATAAATGCCGTAAGCAAAGAGCTTCATGGTGAGAGTATCGATGCGATCGAATACACCACTGAGCCAGCGATCTTGGTGGCTCGCGCTATGGCACCTGCGATCATCACATCTGTAAAGATCGAAGAAAATAAGGCGATCGTGACACTTGCAAGCGAACAAAAGAGTAAGGCGATCGGCAAAAACGGCATAAATATCCGCCTAGCAAGCATGCTAACTGGCTATGAGATCGAGCTAAATGAGCTTGGCTCAAAAACTAGTAGCAATGCAAAAAATAATGAGCCAATCAAAGACTTAAAAGCACTTTTTGGTGATAACTAA
- the miaB gene encoding tRNA (N6-isopentenyl adenosine(37)-C2)-methylthiotransferase MiaB, with product MSKKLFIQTLGCAMNVRDSEHIIAELSQKEDYSLTQNIEEADLILINTCSVREKPVHKLFSEVGAFEKAKKRGAKIGVCGCTASHLGSEIFKRAPYVDFVLGARNVSKITKAVNTPKFISTDINHDESEYAFGEFRGSPYKSHINISIGCDKKCTYCIVPHTRGDEISIPSGLILKEVEKAAKSGAKEIFLLGQNVNNYGKRFSGMQENIDFSDLLVKISEIEGVERIRFTSPHPLHMDDKFLEIFTNNPKICKSMHMPLQSGNTKVLREMKRGYTKEWFLDRALRLRKMCPDVSISTDIIVAFPGESDSEFEDTMDVLEQVRFEQIFSFKYSPRPLTKAATFTNQIDDKTASERLTRLQNRHNEILDEIVAAQKDKIFDVYFEELRANGGVAGRSFNNFLVQVDGSEELLGTTQKIKITNPKRMVLYGELQI from the coding sequence ATGAGTAAAAAACTCTTTATCCAAACTCTAGGCTGTGCTATGAATGTTCGTGACAGCGAGCATATCATAGCTGAGCTCTCACAAAAAGAAGACTACTCCCTAACACAAAATATAGAAGAAGCTGATTTAATCCTTATAAATACTTGCTCGGTTCGTGAAAAGCCAGTTCATAAGCTCTTTAGCGAGGTCGGAGCCTTTGAAAAAGCTAAAAAAAGAGGTGCCAAAATAGGCGTTTGTGGCTGTACTGCAAGCCATTTAGGTAGCGAAATTTTTAAGCGCGCACCTTATGTTGACTTTGTCCTTGGTGCAAGAAACGTCAGCAAGATCACAAAAGCTGTAAATACGCCTAAATTTATCTCAACCGACATCAACCACGACGAGAGTGAATATGCATTTGGCGAATTTAGAGGCTCGCCATATAAAAGTCATATCAACATCTCTATCGGCTGCGATAAAAAGTGCACCTATTGCATCGTACCACACACCAGAGGCGATGAAATTTCTATCCCTTCAGGTCTCATCTTAAAAGAGGTAGAAAAGGCCGCAAAAAGCGGTGCAAAAGAGATATTTTTGCTAGGGCAAAATGTCAATAACTATGGCAAAAGATTTTCAGGCATGCAAGAAAATATCGATTTTAGCGATCTTTTAGTAAAGATAAGCGAGATAGAGGGCGTTGAGAGGATAAGATTTACAAGCCCGCACCCACTTCACATGGATGATAAATTTCTAGAAATTTTCACTAACAACCCTAAAATTTGTAAGTCTATGCACATGCCACTTCAAAGCGGAAATACCAAAGTTTTACGCGAGATGAAGCGCGGATACACAAAAGAGTGGTTTTTAGACCGTGCGTTAAGACTTAGAAAGATGTGTCCTGATGTTAGCATATCAACTGATATCATCGTCGCATTTCCAGGCGAGAGCGATAGTGAATTTGAAGATACGATGGATGTGCTTGAGCAAGTTAGATTTGAGCAAATTTTTAGCTTTAAGTATTCGCCTCGTCCGCTTACAAAGGCAGCTACTTTCACAAATCAAATAGATGATAAAACCGCTTCAGAAAGGCTTACTCGCCTACAAAATCGCCACAATGAAATTTTAGACGAGATCGTGGCGGCACAAAAAGATAAAATTTTTGATGTATATTTTGAAGAGCTAAGAGCAAATGGCGGCGTTGCTGGGCGAAGTTTTAACAACTTTTTAGTTCAAGTTGATGGCAGCGAAGAGCTTCTTGGCACTACACAAAAAATCAAGATCACAAACCCAAAACGAATGGTTTTGTATGGCGAGCTGCAAATTTAA
- a CDS encoding lysophospholipid acyltransferase family protein: MASCKFKNTFEKLALNVGVFFIYILMWLIFLTCKKSYTPNFLPQNGCVVVFWHGRLSFMSFAYRRWWSSQNRKQGKVIISDHKDGELITRIIKFFGIGTIRGSSSKGGARALIEALREIKQGHDVIITPDGPRGPRHSVADGAAVIAQKSSCEIYALNYEARSFWEFKSWDKMILPKPFSTINFSLSAPFSVANLEQKEAKEKIQNELWQASQNDGGKSILQNKEDFRANLKIWWKKYAHKNPQISDEIKEILDEIYEK; encoded by the coding sequence ATGGCGAGCTGCAAATTTAAAAATACATTTGAAAAGCTCGCCCTAAATGTTGGCGTCTTTTTCATCTATATTTTAATGTGGCTCATTTTTTTAACCTGCAAAAAGAGCTACACTCCAAATTTCTTACCACAAAATGGCTGCGTCGTAGTCTTTTGGCACGGCAGGCTTAGCTTTATGAGCTTTGCTTACAGACGCTGGTGGAGTAGCCAAAACAGAAAACAAGGCAAGGTGATAATAAGCGACCACAAAGATGGCGAGCTAATCACTAGAATAATCAAATTTTTTGGCATCGGTACCATTAGAGGCAGCAGCTCAAAAGGCGGTGCAAGGGCGCTTATAGAAGCCCTAAGAGAGATAAAGCAAGGTCACGACGTCATCATCACGCCAGATGGCCCACGCGGTCCAAGACACAGCGTAGCAGACGGAGCTGCGGTGATCGCACAAAAGTCATCTTGTGAAATTTATGCTCTAAATTACGAAGCAAGATCGTTTTGGGAGTTTAAAAGCTGGGATAAGATGATACTTCCTAAGCCATTTTCAACTATAAATTTTAGCCTCTCAGCCCCATTTAGCGTGGCAAATTTAGAGCAAAAAGAGGCAAAAGAAAAGATACAAAATGAGCTTTGGCAAGCCTCACAAAATGATGGCGGAAAGAGCATTTTGCAAAACAAAGAGGACTTTAGAGCAAATTTAAAGATTTGGTGGAAAAAGTATGCTCATAAAAATCCGCAAATAAGCGACGAGATAAAAGAAATTTTGGATGAAATTTATGAAAAATAA
- a CDS encoding tetratricopeptide repeat protein — MKKYLLLLSALFFTGCLNVIGVGQKQDDSWQQPKDEKIVQNKEQISRNAIEILIPKCEEGDAEACNDLGVNYELLKEYENALTNYKKACDAKVQVGCANLGTLYELGLGVKKNPKKAISIYKESCNGGGMQACYHLGNAYRKGEIVKQDYYLAMQAYTNACNAGDLPSCANIGAMYELGLGVNKDEKRAYGIYKVACFRGLSKACPQMKRLGTKLGM, encoded by the coding sequence ATGAAAAAATATTTATTGCTTTTATCGGCTTTATTTTTCACTGGCTGCTTAAATGTGATTGGTGTAGGACAAAAACAAGATGATTCGTGGCAGCAACCAAAGGATGAAAAAATAGTGCAAAATAAAGAGCAAATTTCAAGAAATGCGATCGAAATTTTAATACCAAAATGCGAAGAAGGCGATGCGGAAGCTTGCAACGATTTGGGTGTAAATTACGAGCTTTTAAAAGAATATGAAAATGCTTTAACAAATTATAAAAAAGCTTGCGATGCTAAGGTGCAAGTCGGTTGTGCAAATTTGGGCACTCTTTATGAGCTTGGACTTGGAGTTAAAAAAAATCCAAAAAAGGCAATTTCGATTTATAAAGAAAGTTGCAATGGCGGAGGCATGCAAGCTTGCTATCATTTAGGCAATGCTTATAGAAAAGGTGAGATCGTTAAGCAAGATTATTACTTAGCAATGCAAGCTTATACAAATGCATGCAATGCTGGCGATTTGCCAAGTTGTGCTAATATCGGAGCGATGTATGAGCTTGGTCTTGGTGTCAATAAAGACGAAAAAAGGGCTTATGGAATTTATAAAGTCGCTTGCTTTCGTGGGCTAAGCAAGGCATGCCCGCAGATGAAAAGACTAGGCACAAAGCTAGGAATGTAA
- the prfB gene encoding peptide chain release factor 2 — MDSYEYNELLKKLQTKVENIGSIVKPEEIKARLKEIEAIEQDPDFWQDIARAGALNKEKTKISNMLAKFNDANQAVSDAKELFELANSENDEETINSLFDDAKNLDEKIVNLEISMLLSGEDDGKNAIVSIHPGAGGTESNDWASMLYRMYLRFCEREGFKVETLDFQEGEEAGLKDVSFIVKGENAYGYFKAENGIHRLVRTSPFDSAGRRHTSFSSVMVSPEIDDDIEIEIEEKDLKIDTYRASGAGGQHVNKTESAIRITHIPTGIVVQCQNDRSQHKNRATAMKMLKSRLYELELMKQQEASNSVEKSEIGWGHQIRSYVLFPYQQVKDNRSGEAYSQTDAILDGDIKKMIEGVLIAQKAEA, encoded by the coding sequence TTGGATAGTTACGAATACAACGAGCTTTTAAAGAAGCTACAAACAAAAGTTGAAAACATAGGCTCTATCGTAAAGCCTGAAGAGATCAAGGCTAGACTAAAAGAGATCGAGGCCATAGAGCAAGACCCTGACTTTTGGCAGGATATCGCAAGAGCTGGGGCACTAAATAAAGAAAAAACTAAAATTTCAAACATGCTTGCAAAATTTAATGATGCTAATCAGGCAGTAAGTGACGCAAAGGAGCTCTTTGAGCTAGCAAATTCTGAAAATGACGAAGAGACTATAAATTCTCTTTTTGATGACGCTAAAAATTTAGATGAAAAGATAGTAAATCTTGAAATTTCTATGCTTTTAAGTGGCGAAGATGATGGCAAAAACGCGATTGTATCGATCCACCCTGGAGCTGGTGGCACTGAGAGTAACGACTGGGCGAGCATGCTTTATAGGATGTATCTTAGATTTTGCGAGCGCGAGGGCTTTAAGGTCGAGACTCTTGACTTTCAAGAGGGTGAAGAGGCGGGGCTAAAGGACGTGAGCTTTATCGTAAAAGGTGAAAATGCTTATGGCTACTTCAAGGCAGAAAATGGCATCCACAGGCTCGTTCGCACAAGTCCATTTGATAGTGCAGGGCGCCGTCATACGAGCTTTTCAAGTGTCATGGTAAGCCCTGAAATAGATGATGACATAGAGATCGAGATCGAAGAGAAAGATCTAAAGATAGACACTTATAGAGCCAGTGGTGCAGGCGGTCAGCACGTAAATAAAACTGAATCAGCCATCCGCATCACGCATATACCAACTGGCATCGTCGTGCAGTGCCAAAACGACCGCAGTCAGCACAAAAACAGAGCTACAGCGATGAAAATGCTAAAGTCTCGTCTTTACGAGCTTGAGCTGATGAAACAACAAGAAGCTAGTAACAGCGTAGAAAAAAGCGAAATCGGCTGGGGTCATCAGATAAGATCATACGTACTCTTCCCGTATCAGCAGGTAAAAGATAACCGCAGTGGCGAGGCATACTCACAAACTGACGCGATACTTGATGGGGATATCAAAAAGATGATAGAGGGCGTCTTGATCGCTCAAAAGGCTGAGGCGTAA
- a CDS encoding dihydrolipoyl dehydrogenase family protein translates to MKYDIVIIGFGKAGKTLAVKAAALGKKVALVERSPKMYGGTCINVGCIPTKRLITAAKEAKFVNNSVESEYYTLSVENKNKLISALNAKNYAMLNDKENIDVIDGVGSFASENSVLVTTPSGEKKIIEGDFIIINSGSKEADTPFEVVSSNVFLSQTLLDLKNLPKHFVIIGSGFIGIEFASMFANFGSKVTIVGRSKLLKNEDDDIANSVKEALRVQGVEILEGCEIECIKENILNFKQNGEQRCLRADAFLIALGRVANVDDLNLKAAGIELNEKGFIKTNENLQTNVPNIYAVGDVRGGELFTYTSLDDFRIVYSQIFGDKKRNTKNRSIHANVLFTDTPLARVGMNAKEASKFGLNFKELKLSMATVPGAKVLNHDVGMLKAIVDAQSGEILGASFHCIYANELINEIAIAMNLKANANFFKNQIFTHPSISEALNDLFGQF, encoded by the coding sequence ATGAAATATGATATTGTAATTATTGGTTTTGGAAAAGCTGGCAAAACGCTAGCGGTTAAAGCTGCCGCACTTGGCAAAAAAGTAGCTCTTGTAGAGAGATCGCCAAAGATGTATGGAGGCACTTGCATAAATGTTGGCTGCATACCAACCAAACGTCTAATAACAGCCGCTAAAGAGGCAAAATTTGTAAATAATAGCGTTGAAAGCGAATATTACACACTTAGTGTGGAAAATAAAAATAAACTAATTTCAGCTTTGAATGCTAAAAACTATGCAATGCTAAATGATAAAGAAAATATCGATGTGATCGATGGTGTTGGCTCATTTGCTAGTGAAAATAGCGTTCTTGTAACAACGCCAAGTGGTGAGAAAAAGATAATAGAGGGCGACTTTATCATCATAAATAGTGGCTCAAAAGAGGCAGATACTCCTTTTGAGGTTGTAAGCTCAAATGTATTTTTAAGCCAAACTTTGCTTGATCTAAAAAATTTACCAAAGCATTTTGTCATTATCGGTAGCGGTTTTATCGGTATAGAGTTTGCATCAATGTTTGCAAATTTTGGCTCAAAAGTGACTATCGTAGGGCGTTCAAAACTACTTAAAAACGAAGATGATGATATAGCTAATAGCGTAAAAGAGGCTCTTAGGGTACAAGGCGTTGAAATTTTAGAGGGTTGCGAGATAGAGTGCATTAAAGAAAATATATTAAATTTCAAGCAAAATGGCGAGCAAAGATGCCTTAGAGCTGATGCATTTTTGATTGCGCTTGGCAGAGTGGCAAATGTAGATGATTTAAATTTAAAAGCTGCTGGAATTGAGCTAAATGAAAAAGGCTTTATAAAGACAAATGAAAACCTTCAAACAAATGTGCCAAACATCTATGCGGTAGGCGACGTGCGCGGTGGAGAGCTTTTTACCTACACGAGCTTGGATGATTTTAGGATAGTTTATTCACAAATTTTTGGTGATAAAAAGAGAAATACTAAAAATAGAAGCATTCATGCAAATGTGCTGTTCACCGACACTCCACTAGCAAGAGTTGGAATGAACGCCAAAGAAGCAAGTAAATTTGGGCTAAATTTTAAAGAGCTAAAGCTTAGTATGGCAACAGTGCCAGGCGCAAAAGTGCTAAATCACGATGTAGGTATGTTAAAAGCTATCGTTGATGCACAAAGCGGCGAAATTTTAGGTGCTAGCTTTCACTGCATCTATGCAAATGAGCTGATAAATGAAATCGCAATTGCTATGAATTTAAAAGCAAATGCAAATTTCTTTAAAAATCAAATTTTCACTCATCCAAGTATCAGTGAAGCACTAAATGACTTATTTGGACAATTTTAA
- a CDS encoding HP0268 family nuclease, which produces MELKLARAELDAKPKTISLEKIEAAVEKEGQKIFYFDKENTHKQLIALVEHFEEKGLSVYHRTVKYGLDDSDYMYEVHIL; this is translated from the coding sequence ATGGAGCTAAAACTTGCAAGAGCTGAATTAGACGCAAAACCAAAAACGATTTCACTAGAAAAAATAGAGGCAGCTGTCGAAAAAGAGGGTCAGAAAATTTTCTATTTTGATAAAGAAAACACACACAAACAACTAATCGCCTTAGTCGAGCATTTTGAAGAAAAAGGGCTAAGCGTTTATCACAGAACCGTAAAATACGGACTTGATGATAGCGACTACATGTATGAAGTGCATATACTTTAA
- a CDS encoding tetratricopeptide repeat protein, whose translation MKKVLNFGLILAMGFMLSGCWSWQKMVSFGFWQSDEEARAERLELEKEKMVQNCESGNSIDCNNLAVNFSNEKDFVKAKGYYEKACNAGLATACSNLGQIYEQGLIDEQKDMEKALKLYKLACDSGDGVGCYNEAMGLKSYIESENLKTHKIDRTKAEARVLRLLAKSCELEYAQSCFLLAKLSGDEAKANALYKRACQLGKCVDKSKE comes from the coding sequence GTGAAAAAGGTCTTAAATTTTGGTCTTATTTTGGCTATGGGCTTTATGCTTAGTGGTTGCTGGTCGTGGCAAAAGATGGTAAGCTTTGGCTTTTGGCAAAGTGATGAAGAGGCGAGGGCAGAGCGTCTTGAGCTTGAAAAAGAGAAGATGGTGCAAAACTGCGAGAGCGGAAATAGCATCGACTGCAACAATTTAGCCGTAAATTTTAGCAACGAAAAGGACTTTGTAAAAGCAAAAGGCTACTACGAAAAGGCTTGCAATGCTGGTCTTGCGACGGCTTGTTCTAATTTGGGTCAAATTTATGAGCAAGGGCTGATTGATGAGCAAAAAGATATGGAAAAAGCTCTAAAACTTTATAAACTAGCTTGTGATAGCGGTGATGGCGTTGGCTGCTATAACGAAGCAATGGGGCTAAAATCCTACATCGAAAGCGAAAATTTAAAGACTCATAAGATAGATAGAACTAAGGCTGAGGCTAGAGTGCTAAGGCTTTTGGCAAAGAGCTGCGAGCTTGAATACGCTCAGTCGTGCTTTTTGCTTGCAAAGCTAAGCGGCGATGAAGCAAAGGCAAATGCACTTTACAAAAGAGCTTGCCAGCTTGGTAAGTGCGTGGATAAAAGCAAGGAATAA